TCAAAGGGGTTTTTTAGCAGAATTTGGCCATTAGATGCTCTAAACCCTTTTATCCCTAGTGTTTTAGTTGGTTTTAAAAAAATAAAAAAATTTTGAGAAGCCAAAAAAATGGCCTCTCACTCTTTGTGCATCTTTTTATAAAAAGGCAAAAATCCCAGAACAAGGAGAAAGACCAGGCTCGTTCCTGTTACTCCAATCCACCGGAAATTTTCCCACAGGGCTCCTACCCCTGTGCTGCCAATAGCTACTCCAATGTAATAGCTGATTAAATAAAAGCCGGATGCCCCGCTTCGGTGATGCTTAGCAGATTTGCTGACTAAAGCAGCTGCCATCGAATGAGCAATAAAGAATCCCATGCAAAGAAGACCGAGCCCGATCAGAACTAAAGCAACAGGTGCGGTTACCGTCATCCATACGCCTGATAACAGCAAAATGACACCGGCGAGCATCACTTTGGGAAGGCCGATCTGATTCGAAATTCTTCCTGCCAGCGGCGGCGCCAGCACCCCTAGCCCATACGCAAAATAAGTAAACGCGATCCACTTAAGCGGCCAGTTGTAAGGTTCCGCCTGCAAGTAAAAAGGCAGATACGTCCAAACCGCTGTAAAGACGATTTGAAGCAGCAGCCCCATTAGAAAAAGGGAAAGCATCTGTTTGTCAGTCAAATGGATCATCATTCCCCTTAAGTCCTGGCACAGCGGCTGATTCTGCTGTTCAAAAAATCTTTCCTTAGGAAGCAGGAACATAAAAAGAAGGGCAGCTGCCACTCCGAAGACGGCGACTGACAGAATCGTAGTTTCCCAGTCAAAAATGTCTGTTAAATAACCGGCAATCACTCGCCCGCCCATTCCACCAAGTGCATTACTTGATATGTACAATGTCATGGCAAGACCAATGTCTCTAGGAGAAACCTCCTCCCCTAAATATCCCATTGCCGCGGCAGGCACGCCTGCCAAGAAGAACCCTTGAAGAAATCTTAAGGCGACAAGGACTCCAAAAGAAGGAGAGAAAGGCATAACGATCAATAAAAGGACCGTTATGCCTAAAGAAACATTCATTATTGACAGCCGTCCGTAGCGGTCTGCAAGAAATCCCAATACAAATAATCCGAGTACCATTGAGAATACACAAGCAGACATAAGCAGGCTGGATTGCGTAGCACTGACATTAAATTCATTGACAAAAACAGGGAGTAACGGCTGAAACACATACAATGTGGAAAAAACCAATAGTGAAGCAAGCATTAATGCAGCCGTTATCCGCCAGAACCCCTGATCCTTGGGGGTATAGGGAGCCGGTGCTTCATTGCTGATGTCCATAATTTTCATCCTTTTATTGACTGAAATTCGCCGGGAATGATGTTAAATCAATGTTCCAGATAACAGGTAAATAGAAATAGATCGCCAAGGTCACAAGTACGATAGATAGAATGTTCAGAGCAAACCCGGCCTTAGCCATGTCGGGTATTCTCAAATAACCTGAACCGAACACAACGGCGTTTGGAGGTGTAGCAACAGGCAGCATAAAAGCACAGCTTGCAGCCACCCCTGCTGCGATCATTAAGCTGTACGGGTGCACATCAATAGCGGCAGCCAATGAAGCCATGATCGGGAACATCATCGTTGCAGTAGCCGTATTTGAAGTAATCTCCGTTAAGAAAATTACCAGCACAGCCACAACTGTAAGTATGAGTATAAAGCTAATGCCCTCAAGTACCGTCAGCTGTGTTCCAATCCATTCCGCAAGACCGGATTCCTGAAATCCGGATGCGATCGCAAGTCCAGCTCCAAACAGCAGAAGAATTCCCCATGGCAGCCCTTTTGCTGTATCCCAATCAAGGATAAACTCTCCTTTTTTCCTGGCGGGGATTAAAAATAAAATAATCGCGGCAATCATCGCAATGATCGTATCATCGATATTTTCATTAATATGCACTAATACGAAAGACCTTGAGATCCAAGCTATAGCCGTAAGTGTAAAGATCGTTAAAACAATTTTCTCTTCTCTAGACATTACGCCTAAGGCTTTACGCTCGTCATTAATGACCTTCTTTCCACCTGGAAGCTTTTTAATTTTCATTGGGTAAGCCATTTTAACCAGGTAGTACCAGGTGAGTCCCATTAAAATTAAGGTTAGTGGAACCCCAAAAGCCATCCAGCCGGCAAACGAAATTTGAACGCCGTAGTTTTGCTCCACTACTGCACGGAATATCGTGTTTGGAGGCGTACCAATTAGTGTTGCTAATCCTCCTATAGAAGCACTGTAAGCAATCCCAAGCATTGTTACTTTACCAAAATTAAAAGAAGAATGATCGACTGACTTCGTCTGCTGTTTCTCCAGCTGTTCAGAAGATTGATAGATTACAGCAAGACCAATCGGCACCATCATCATCGCTGTGGCAGTATTCGAAATCCACATAGAAAGGAAACCTGTAGCCAGCATGAAGCCGAGCACGATCATTTCGGTATTTGTTCCAATTAAAGAGATAATAAATAAGGCGATTCGTTTATGTAGATTCCATTTCTGCATAGCCAGGGCAATAAGGAACCCGCCCATAAATAGAAAGATAGTATTATCTCCATAGGAAGAAGCTGTGGCTCCCCCATCCAGTCCTCCTGTAAGCGGAAACAAAATCAGAGGCAATAAAGAAGTTGCAGGAATCGGAATTGCTTCGGTAATCCACCATGTAGCAATCCATAGGGTACTCGCCAAAACGGCTACGGCACTCTGCGATAAACCTTCAGCATCCATAAATAGTAAAGTAAGCGCAAACAAAATTGGCCCTATAATAAGTCCGGCTTTCTGTCTAGTTCCATACGAAGGTCCTGATCCGGCAGGTCCGGTCCCTTTACTAGCTGAATTACTTTTCTCTCTTTTCTGCTCTGTCTGTTCCTTCGTAGTTCCGGTAACGGTAAATTTCATCAAGTCCTTTGCTTGATCATGCATCTCCCAGAGACGAGACCAATAACCTTTTAACAGTGATTGATTTTCCAAGTTTTCTCCTCCCATCGTGTGGTCACATAATATATTTAAATTTTCATATATTATCAAATTTTAACACAATTCAGCAGCAGAAGACACAGGCTTTAGGAGCAAGAGGGAGCAAACAAGAAAGAGCCAGCGAATGAAAGTTCGCGAGCTAAGCCGACTGAAAACCGCCGGCTGGGTACGGCCGGGACGCACGGTACCACTGCAGACAAATGAAAAAGATAATGATGACATCAATGAGATCTCCACCGTAATACATGAGCATTCCTCCGCTTTCCGCCTCATGTCTGGGCACGCCAGACGGAGGGTTGCCGTAAATATACTTCGATAATATTCCATGACCTGCTAACGCGGCTACCATGACGGCTGACCGGTAGACGAAGCTCCGGCGATGAGGAGCAGGATCAATGTAAATTAGAGAGATCGTAAATAGATAACCGGCAAGAAATACATGAATGTGAATGAACAAATGCAGGAGTAAACTCTCGTGCATCGCTTCAAACAAAGAGGTAGTGTATAATACCCAGAGTCCTCCCACATTCAGAATCGACGCTGTAATGGGATCACTTAAGAAACGGACAAAAGACGTTCTTAGAATTGAAGTAACCTTCTTTGCTGGATTCACACTTGAAGCTCTTAGAAACAGTGTCATAGGGGCCGCTAAAGCCATGAGAAGAGGTGCCAGCATTCCAAGCAGTAAATGACCAAGCATATGAACAGTAAAATTGCTGTGGGCTTGCACTGCTATCGGTCCACTCACTGCCGCTAAACCAGACAATACACCAGCCATCCAAAGGACGGTTCGATAGACCGGCCATTTCCTGCCCTTTCGACGTGAATAAACGAGGGCAGCGACATAGAGAGCTGCAGCAAATATAAAAGGCACAGCCAATATGATCTGAGCTGCATCTACGATTGAGGTGCCTGAATGGTTATGCATTTCCTTTCACCGCCGCCTTCTTTGTACGGTTCAGCAAAATGAGCCCGGCCACAATCATAATCAACGCAAGAATGTTCCAGATTAGATCATATATTATGACGTTGTCTACATATCGAATCTGGTGAAGGCGCATCAGTTTATGCTGAATAGTGCCGTCATATAACTGAAAAGCCCCAGCCCCAAGCAGACTGGCGCCCCACCATCTCTTAAACCAGAATGCTTTCCTTCTTCGAAGATCAGCGACTAAAAACAGACCGCCAACTGTGGCAAACCAGCTAAACGCATGAAAAAAGCCATCTGAAACAAGACCGATATCTGTAGTAGATTTATCGTAAAAATGGTGCCAATGCAGTAATTGGTGGAAAAGAGTTTCATCTAAAAAGGCCGCGAGACCGACCCCGAATAAAATTCCTGATAGTAGATTACGGTTTAAGTACGAAGTGTGATTCCCACTCGTTATATCAGGCATATAATCCTCCTCTTGAGATTCTTAAAGTTAAAAGGTATGTAGAAAAAATTCCCTTCCTTCCTAACTATAAACTTATTATATCGAAAAAATATAAATAGATACGCGTGCACAATAAAACCCAAGCGGCTAATCCGCTTGGGCTTTGATTATGCTTCAGCAATTCCCTGCAAAGGAACCGACTGATTCATCATTTTAAGTCTGCTGATCTTCTCGCGAAAGCGCACAACTTCTCCTATTACGATCATCGCAGGGTTCTGAATCTCTTCTTTCTCAACGACACTCACTATATTTGAGATCTTTCCTGTGACAACTCGTTCCTCAGTAGTAGTCCCCTGCTGAATAACAGCAACCGGCGTGTCAGAGTTCTTGCCATTCTCCATCAGCTGCTTACAAATATACGGAAGATTGCTGACCCCCATGTAGATGGCTAATGTATCAATATTCTGGGAGAGACTCTGCCAGTCTATTTCTTTGTGATTGGACTTGCACCGGTGTCCTGCGACGACGGCAAATGAACTTCCCAGCTCGCGATGCGTAACAGGGATGTCTGCGTAAGAAGGTGCCGCAATACCGGATGTTATACCAGGAACAACTTCATATAAAATACCGTGCTTAGCAACAGCTTCTGCCTCTTCCGCTCCTCTTCCAAAAACGTAGGGATCGCCCCCTTTGAGCCGCGTGACGACTTTCCCCTGCTTGGCATACTTCACTAATAAGGAATTAATCGTCTCCTGTTTAAGAATATGAAATTTCGGATGCTTGCCGCAAAATATTAAGTCAGCTCCCGGTTTAGCTTTCTTAAGCAGCTCTTCATTAACTAAACGGTCGTAAAGAATGACGTCGGCCTGCTGAATACATTTTAATGCCTTTACTGTAATTAAATCCGGGTCTCCCGGTCCTGCCCCCACCAAGTAAACTTTTGACATACCTTTCTGCCTCCTAAAAAAGCTGTTATTCGGGTAATAAAACGTAGACCTTTTCGTTCTCTACTTCTACTTTAAACGTTTTTACACAGCCGCTGTCATGTCCTTGCACCTGACCGTCTGTTACATTGATCTTCCAGTCATGCATGGGGCAGAATACGCTGTCCCCGCTCACCATACCTTCGGCTAAGACTCCGCCTTTATGAGGACAGCGATTCTCGATCGCTTTAATTCTCCCGTTTGAAAGCTTGAAGATGGCCAGTTCCCAATCGCCTATGTGCACGGTTCTCCCTAATTTTTCCGGAAGCTCTTCAACATTTGCTACAAACACTCTTTTTATCAGCTGTTTCAATTTCCATTCCTCCCTAAAAGAATTAGTTTGAACCTGCTGGGACTTTTACGTTTTGATACAGATCTCTTAATAAAGTTTCATCCCCTAGTGCCTGCTCCCATGGTTCTTGAACAACAGATAAGGCTTCATCCATCCGCTGAATGAGATCGATAAATACTTTTTTATCTGAAAGAACTTTCTGAACGTGTTCGATTCCTACTCTCTCCACCCAAGCCGAAGTTCTTTCTAGATAAGCTGCATCCTCCCGGTAAAGCTGTAAGAAAGCAGCAGCTGTGTCGAGCACCTCTTCCTCTGTCTTCACCTTCGCCAGCAGATCGGCTTTTCTCATATGTGTGCCGCCGTTACCGCCTACATAAATCTCAAACTCACCGTCCAGTCCGACGACACCCACATCTTTAATAGAGCCTTCCGCACAGTTCCTCGGGCAGGCGGAGAC
This window of the Halobacillus sp. Marseille-Q1614 genome carries:
- a CDS encoding DUF2243 domain-containing protein — protein: MPDITSGNHTSYLNRNLLSGILFGVGLAAFLDETLFHQLLHWHHFYDKSTTDIGLVSDGFFHAFSWFATVGGLFLVADLRRRKAFWFKRWWGASLLGAGAFQLYDGTIQHKLMRLHQIRYVDNVIIYDLIWNILALIMIVAGLILLNRTKKAAVKGNA
- the nirD gene encoding nitrite reductase small subunit NirD, producing MKQLIKRVFVANVEELPEKLGRTVHIGDWELAIFKLSNGRIKAIENRCPHKGGVLAEGMVSGDSVFCPMHDWKINVTDGQVQGHDSGCVKTFKVEVENEKVYVLLPE
- a CDS encoding cytochrome c oxidase assembly protein, producing the protein MHNHSGTSIVDAAQIILAVPFIFAAALYVAALVYSRRKGRKWPVYRTVLWMAGVLSGLAAVSGPIAVQAHSNFTVHMLGHLLLGMLAPLLMALAAPMTLFLRASSVNPAKKVTSILRTSFVRFLSDPITASILNVGGLWVLYTTSLFEAMHESLLLHLFIHIHVFLAGYLFTISLIYIDPAPHRRSFVYRSAVMVAALAGHGILSKYIYGNPPSGVPRHEAESGGMLMYYGGDLIDVIIIFFICLQWYRASRPYPAGGFQSA
- the cobA gene encoding uroporphyrinogen-III C-methyltransferase, which translates into the protein MSKVYLVGAGPGDPDLITVKALKCIQQADVILYDRLVNEELLKKAKPGADLIFCGKHPKFHILKQETINSLLVKYAKQGKVVTRLKGGDPYVFGRGAEEAEAVAKHGILYEVVPGITSGIAAPSYADIPVTHRELGSSFAVVAGHRCKSNHKEIDWQSLSQNIDTLAIYMGVSNLPYICKQLMENGKNSDTPVAVIQQGTTTEERVVTGKISNIVSVVEKEEIQNPAMIVIGEVVRFREKISRLKMMNQSVPLQGIAEA
- a CDS encoding SLC13 family permease translates to MLKGYWSRLWEMHDQAKDLMKFTVTGTTKEQTEQKREKSNSASKGTGPAGSGPSYGTRQKAGLIIGPILFALTLLFMDAEGLSQSAVAVLASTLWIATWWITEAIPIPATSLLPLILFPLTGGLDGGATASSYGDNTIFLFMGGFLIALAMQKWNLHKRIALFIISLIGTNTEMIVLGFMLATGFLSMWISNTATAMMMVPIGLAVIYQSSEQLEKQQTKSVDHSSFNFGKVTMLGIAYSASIGGLATLIGTPPNTIFRAVVEQNYGVQISFAGWMAFGVPLTLILMGLTWYYLVKMAYPMKIKKLPGGKKVINDERKALGVMSREEKIVLTIFTLTAIAWISRSFVLVHINENIDDTIIAMIAAIILFLIPARKKGEFILDWDTAKGLPWGILLLFGAGLAIASGFQESGLAEWIGTQLTVLEGISFILILTVVAVLVIFLTEITSNTATATMMFPIMASLAAAIDVHPYSLMIAAGVAASCAFMLPVATPPNAVVFGSGYLRIPDMAKAGFALNILSIVLVTLAIYFYLPVIWNIDLTSFPANFSQ
- a CDS encoding MFS transporter: MDISNEAPAPYTPKDQGFWRITAALMLASLLVFSTLYVFQPLLPVFVNEFNVSATQSSLLMSACVFSMVLGLFVLGFLADRYGRLSIMNVSLGITVLLLIVMPFSPSFGVLVALRFLQGFFLAGVPAAAMGYLGEEVSPRDIGLAMTLYISSNALGGMGGRVIAGYLTDIFDWETTILSVAVFGVAAALLFMFLLPKERFFEQQNQPLCQDLRGMMIHLTDKQMLSLFLMGLLLQIVFTAVWTYLPFYLQAEPYNWPLKWIAFTYFAYGLGVLAPPLAGRISNQIGLPKVMLAGVILLLSGVWMTVTAPVALVLIGLGLLCMGFFIAHSMAAALVSKSAKHHRSGASGFYLISYYIGVAIGSTGVGALWENFRWIGVTGTSLVFLLVLGFLPFYKKMHKE